DNA from Pseudophryne corroboree isolate aPseCor3 chromosome 7, aPseCor3.hap2, whole genome shotgun sequence:
AAGAGATCCAGACATTTATGAAATACCCCTACATTAACATTTTAAGCTCCCAGTAATGTAAATAAGAACTTAATAGCATTTACCTACGATAGTCACGGAGCCCCAACAGAACCAGGGTGATCTTCTTTCCAGGGTATTTGTTGGCCATAGCAAATACAGAGGCTGGGGTCTCCGTATACCTGGAGGTTACAGGTGCCTGCAACGCACATGGAATATTTGCGTTATAACGCAATGTTCTGTACAAGCATCACGGGTCTACACCACACTAGTGCATATTGGTTGCACTAAACCTACATCACATTTTCTCCTATATAATTCCATACACTTTCCAATGACTTAGATGGCAGCTGGCAGCGCTCTATACAATACACTAGATCATGGCTGTATCTATTGCGGCACTACAGGGTCTGTATGGTGGCTATTACTGGTAATATAAGCAGGCCAACACATACAAAGCACATATATAATATAAGGCACCCACATACATAATGAATGTCTGATCTGTGTGTCTTCTCACTTATGCTTCAGGGAATGGTTGTGCGACTTCCCACATTCACCCTTACAGTACATACACCACTCTCGAAACATGCAAAAGGTATTATACCATGCACAGCATTCGCTTTTACCGTCTCTCTGTCTGCAGTAACTGAGGTCTGAATATCCTGCACTCTATCCCCATGTGTACAGTGACACGGTGCAGATGTTACACAGCTAATCCTGTGCGTTCCCCACAGCTCCCCATTTACCTGCACGTGACAGCGAACACTCGTGAGAAAATCTCCAGGCTCCACCAGAATCATCAGCTCATCTTCTTCCGCTTTACACAACTCCAGACCCTCCTGCAACACAACACAAGGCATCTAGGGATCAGCAACGTAACACAGAGCATCTAGGGATCAGCAACGCAACACAGAGCATCTAGGGATCAGCAACACAGAGCATCTAGGGATCAGCAACGCAACACAGAGCATCTAGGGATCAGCAACGCAACACAGAGCATCTAGGGATCAGCAACGCAACACAGAGCATCTTGGAATCAGAAACGCAAAACAGGACATTTAGGGATCGGCAACACTACTGTAACACAGGACACCTAGGGACTGGCAACAGCAGCTTATTGTGTATTTAAACAGAATACGAGGTCACAGAAAGTTATTTAACATCCAACCAAATAATTACTGCCTCTAGTATCTCCAAATATTATTCCGTGCCTTAAAGGAACACTAACCTTAAACAGTTTCTGGCTTTAGCTGTGCCTAGCACAGAGTGTGTATATGTTAAATACAGTATTATGTGATCCCATGGTCCTGGCTGTGTACCATTTCAGGGGCTCTGACCCCCCTGGTTAATTTACCAAACTTGGCCATGCGtacaatgacatcataatccactccGATGAGGTTATTCATCCCTTTGCATTAGGCCACCCCCCCCTAAACTATGGCTTATACACAACGTCTATTACAGGGACAAGAGCGCTCTGGGAGGATACTTTGTAACACTGACATTTCTCATCACGGCTTGGCGTCCTCTAGCTCTCCCTGTCCCCTTATCACTTCCGCCTCTCTCTATTTGTCCCATTTACTCTCTCTACTCTGTGTTCCCCCTCTGCAAGCGCCATTTCCAACACTTGTACTGCTATTTATCTCCTTCTAATGCTCTGTGCTATACTGCGGAGACGGACCATCCATCAGGATTTATGGTGGGTACTAAAGAGCCCGGATTAATCTAACTCATTTTAACAGGAGTGGTTTGTCCAGAACCCTGTAGAGTGTTAGTCGGTCTCTGTACTCTACCACACACCAGAGTAACGCTTCCTTTGCCACTCTCTCCCTCCCAATGCTTGTGCCCTTGTTCCTGCATTCAGCCTGGCAAAGTGGCATTGTACACATCATACATTACACGGTACACACTGCATCAATAGTCATAAGACCTGTTCATTAGAGACAACTCATTAAAAATAGTCAATAAGAGTCATTACGACATCACCGGCTACCAGTGCATCGATTGTCTGTGTTCTCACCAGGCTTCAGGGCACAACTTACTACACATGTCCAGTCTCCAGGCATCTCTCTCTTCCAGGCGATGCTCCACGGCACAGACTGTGGCACGATGGAGTAATTATACTCAGCCGTCTGCAAGGCTTCCAGTACATCTTCTGAGCCCGCGTCCTGGAGGAGGCCTGTGGAGACGGGGTTAAATGCCCAGTAAGTAACATCCAACAGATCAGATGCTCCGTGCTAGTGGTGGGAACTGTGGTGAGACTGGACTAATGTAACCTAAGGTGTGATAAATGGTCTCTGGGTAGGTATCCCTACAGACTGAGCATGAGCCATGTACAGGAAAGACTCAACAGTGATGTCACTGAGCTACGCAATGTCAGTAATACCGACACAGCTGTCAGCACTCCACCTCACTTCCAAGTGTCTGCGAGCAACGGTTACGTGTTGTGTTGGACAGGACAGGCTATAGTGGAGGCATGGTACAGAATACTGCCCTGACCTAGAACAGCATGCGGTATGATAACTCATCAAATGAGAGAGACTGTGGCTCTCCAGCATTGGTGGAACCACAAGTCACAGCATGCCCTGACCACCTTTGATGCCTTCATGGACAGAGATCCACAGCTTACCTATATCCCATACGATTTAATCATTACATAGACCAAGACAAGACATGGTTAAAGTTTCTGACAACATTAATGTATCTGGCTAGCTAGTGCCCCCCCAGCAATTTCCACTAAAAGAGATCATTAGCAGGGATCCTTTTTGTGCTTTTCACCAAGGCAGAGTGTTTATTTGATATGCCCTTGAATGTGACACAGCACTGCTCTGTAGATACAATAATTTCCTCTGCATACAGCACTGCCGTGCTAGGTTATATCTAAGGGCTATAAAGAGAAAATTGCTGCACTGGTACTGTTGAGCGTAAAGTGCAAGCCAAGAAATTAAAGTTGTTTGAAGGTGGAAAACCCCATTAAGAACTGAGCAACTCAATGCAAGCTACTTAAATGTCTTACCTGCATCAACGATGACTGTCATGTACTTTCCACACTGGTCTGGTCTCAGGAGCTTTAGCGCCAGCGCAGAAGCTTTTCTTTTCTCCTTCTCCGCCTTTTCCAGAGAGCGGACTCTCTCATTCTCCTGCCTCTTGGCCTCTTTCTCCTTCTTCCTCTCCTCCAACTGCTCCCGCTCAGCCTCCAGTTCCTCAGGactcttcctcctctttgttttcCTCCCTGCATGGAGACTGGTGGGGCCGGGAAGAGGCAGGGAGAAGGTGGACAAATTTACATCAACAGGGGAATCTTCATTGTCCTCCTCTGAGCGTTCGGGTGGGTCTTTAGATCTTGGTGTAAGGCCTGAACCCTCCTGGTCACCGCTCGGTAGATCTTTTGTTTCTGGGTTTCCACCAGGACTCCCCAGCACCGGCGGCAATAGTTCCCCATCTCCTACATTGCTACGAAGACCCTCCTCATCCCCTCTTGATGATTCTGTAGCCTCTATTTGTGGCTCAGGATCCTTATTGACACTAAGTGACTCTTCCTCGTTCTCAGAATCCGAAATCTCCCATGTTTTGGCCCTTTTCAGTAGCTTTCTAGGGGAACTAGTAACGGGTCCTTTGTCCTGTTCCTCTTCCATACCTAACCTCCTCTATACTAATACAATTCATTCAACACCTTTAGTCACAGGCGGCTGAAAAGTACCAACCAGGCCTATTACATTCAGGCTGTTCAGAACACAGGTAGAAGCCATTTAGGAGATAAGGGAGGACACCGGTAACATTATTGGTTGGGATTCCTGCTCAGGATTACAGGGAGACAATGCAGCCGTACCCAAGGATAACACACCACTGTGCAAGATTGCCATGGTGTGAGGTTGTCGGGGAAACGACAAATCCTAGTACATGACGAGTTCTGCTGTAGCTGCCATAGCCATACACATCAAATAGACCACAGCTAGAATATTACAGGCTCTAACATACACACAATGCTTATAC
Protein-coding regions in this window:
- the EME2 gene encoding probable crossover junction endonuclease EME2 → MEEEQDKGPVTSSPRKLLKRAKTWEISDSENEEESLSVNKDPEPQIEATESSRGDEEGLRSNVGDGELLPPVLGSPGGNPETKDLPSGDQEGSGLTPRSKDPPERSEEDNEDSPVDVNLSTFSLPLPGPTSLHAGRKTKRRKSPEELEAEREQLEERKKEKEAKRQENERVRSLEKAEKEKRKASALALKLLRPDQCGKYMTVIVDAGLLQDAGSEDVLEALQTAEYNYSIVPQSVPWSIAWKREMPGDWTCVEGLELCKAEEDELMILVEPGDFLTSVRCHVQAPVTSRYTETPASVFAMANKYPGKKITLVLLGLRDYRRCQRLSRRMERHSPKARDGCGWEDGQSESPVTRQQIDEALVYLQLHQETGVLYLDTWKELGQHVCAMTKSLAQRPFRMHWEAQTYSFCTSAGSWRGWGPRGSLTGLPLAWRRQIQQFNRVSPAMAASITEAYPSPQLLMQAYAECSTERQRQSLLCDLRVPRNARAAEDADDPDEQVRVELDVDQAPDKERRIGPDLSRRIWLFMTATNPELVLDLTS